A portion of the Manduca sexta isolate Smith_Timp_Sample1 chromosome 20, JHU_Msex_v1.0, whole genome shotgun sequence genome contains these proteins:
- the LOC115445830 gene encoding ATP-dependent (S)-NAD(P)H-hydrate dehydratase encodes MLLPISLVCRKIPQLLGFRSCIQAIHTMDHSYMLKTLKGCKPPLDNSRHKGQAGRIGIVGGSLEYTGAPYFAGISALKVGADLVHIFCASPAATVIKSYSPELIVHPLLDQKSAITEIAFWFDRLHAIVIGPGLGRQPEIFQVVTELIETIKVKKIPLVIDADGLFLITENPHILDNFSSPVILTPNKIEYERLTNKLDFKSFEQYITILKKGANDEFLCKNPEITWTSDVGGSGRRCGGQGDLLSGSIATLLHWNLNNANDIKTELPDRFLKSAAVSCYGASSLVRLCNKKAFALKGRSMLASDMIEHIHEAFEELFGQ; translated from the exons ATGTTATTACCAATATCATTAGTGTGTAGAAAAATACCACAACTACTTGGTTTTAGGTCTTGTATTCAAGCAATTCATACTATGGATCATTCGTACATGTTGAAGACTCTAAAAGGATGCAAACCTCCTCTCGACAACAGCAGACATAAAGGTCAAGCCGGCCGAATAGGAATAGTCGGGGGGTCGTTGGAATATACCGGCGCGCCTTACTTTGCAGGAATCAGTGCTTTGAAA GTTGGAGCTGACTTAGTCCATATTTTCTGTGCTTCTCCAGCAGCGACAGTAATCAAATCATACAGCCCAGAGTTAATTGTTCATCCTTTGTTAGATCAAAAGAGTGCTATCACAGAAATAGCATTTTGGTTTGACAGACTTCATGCAATAGTTATTGGCCCAGGACTAGGACGGCAACCAGAAATATTCCAGGTGGTGACAGAATTGATTGAAActatcaaagtaaaaaaaatacctcttGTTATAGATGCAGATGGACTTTTTTTGATAACAGAGAATCCTCATATATTGGATAATTTTTCATCACCTGTAATTTTAACTCCCAACAAAATTGAATATGAAAGGCTCACCAATAAACTGGATTTTAAAAGTTTTGAGCAATATATTACTATACTAAAGAAAGGTGCTAATGATgaatttttgtgtaaaaatccAGAGATTACATGGACATCAGATGTAGGTGGTTCTGGCAGAAGATGTGGTGGACAAGGAGACCTCCTATCAGGATCTATAGCAACATTACTAcattggaatttaaataatgccaATGATATTAAAACAGAACTGCCAGATAGGTTTTTGAAATCGGCAGCAGTGTCATGCTATGGAGCATCTTCATTGGTTAGATTGTGCAATAAAAAAGCATTTGCCTTAAAAGGTCGCAGCATGCTTGCCTCTGATATGATTGAACACATTCATGAAGCTTTTGAAGAATTGTTTGGACAGTGA
- the LOC115445585 gene encoding myb-like protein P yields the protein MDIDVSKENIQPLRGGRNLVQLGTALQAQSDVDAQKQLQLQKEEHEAAIRNYQGPDPLDPWFNYIQWVEQSYPKAGHEGHIDKLIKDCLQLFENDKRYYQDRRFVKLWIKYVDCLSSPLEIYQKLYNTGIGVECAEFYRAWACYCEESSDYKKANQVYMLGLQAKAQPLDELEQAHMNFQLFFAQRMLHDDSPTKRKAASALAETRMALTSLKSFKRRNIASAPVQRVGERVRSNIPGVVRQQNNHYDNRMPNSNVMVNIYEDAPSTSQTIPVGQDPGPASLVQACSNVENEKEVGMWTDPKTKMVHTNVVPHQPLPFTPYEDEDDVLRLPANHMPYCVDDLAFSVPLCVPDPPDATKIPCYNKSQVYTNDTEYSLEEIRSRKYNLEKNTKTENIENVEVQQSYNNINETLAQCSALETLANCALDPEQDHLGQLMPLTIPTLQNITKVTNMHSPGEPKVLVNLDSKELSELSTKKNDESQKLLNVDKENQMHQYGASSNYGSENAGTNYGKNNLMEEFNRSLMGNLLGDSVTVNTKEARWELRNLFNDNEPSIVQPVVQQFEVPNFDIHEDRSITMALNIKKKTETGDARNISQNKENENKFTVPVVVTEQNVNKTAYYEEPSCTQVFNFNIKDASTPNMSQFKKPITSIDQSNKFPSVPKFSIDESVIEHVDQGITKREEISRQHPMEQIPTDHQGAGLSVIMEATREYNSKSGSSSSGQSTRTNFTGYTTNFDSMYNNNDPQQPTTSKRSSMSTQPRLVNGQFARIHPKREMPENKPTPTSAPSATVPYFSHDHQYQKPMPGNYNGYSPQSQRTMMNHYQLNYSYQQNYGNNQMINQQAQQGYASPNPNAYQSPQHPGMQSPHAVNSSVPPGFQSPTYNNQVGYHSPGHTMMSPQQNYANRQDYQYPAQSDRQHIYVNQQQQQQQQQQQQQQQQPAIFQSPPHQTQYQNAQYYQRTNQVPPNQGYNQQTYHMQNQYGNANMYNTTNQNYNVMQNSYRQAAKPMLDNSSGGYGGAGNQSFQIYQSPQNPQNNYQNASMHRVSGPQEPSEIQMRHESHAHVNTLKTHETTITEQNVANKLTPQSKEPQQHKSPTAALRNIRHDQPNAKLGQNSPDIGFSNQFINFISNRNEPKDNANTPKFSNSPNISQKMHKNLYVSSPEQAQIPPSSGMSDSDSKDGMTAQTGTPLQSAKVSHAIEKQKDISKRQLDFDNRVEVQSEDSRDSVCKDGRISSVYSRQSDMQSDGYGMDVDSENSMECGAFKSTHSISLVETSDIPRPADIDFPKLIDPFNKRLLDSLLEYVKFPNKTHADGYIEVRSVPKLQIATVVSVGNNKFSIEKQLGKGNYGAVFLCLDLHTNKSVAVKYQKPSRPWEFYICQEIKARIKDPFMLPGYMDISTAFLGDNASLFVSEYSKYGSLLDVANKIRAATSKCINEFIVILLTSEMLSIIHYLHKAQIIHADIKPDNFLLMKIPTQEWRTPSLQLIDLGCAIDMSLFPEGTTFRELISTEGFTCTEMKEGKPWTYQTDLYCLAGTIHVILMGSYMKIAHRLGQWNIDKKLPRYMKVSLWDKIFTTLLNIPDCNNLPDLMDLKNEVDSVLNEIDNLGFQLRNFANVLKSR from the exons ATGGACATTGACGTCAGTAAAGAGAACATTCAACCCCTGAGAGGTGGAAGGAACCTTGTGCAATTGGGTACGGCGTTGCAGGCACAGTCAGATGTGGATGCCCAGAAACAGCTGCAGTTGCAGAAAGA GGAACATGAAGCAGCTATCAGGAATTACCAGGGACCAGATCCCTTGGATCCCTGGTTCAATTATATTCAATGGGTAGAACAATCATACCCAAAGGCTGGCCATGAGGGACATATTGACAAGTTAATTAAGGACTGTCTgcaattatttgaaaatgataAAAGGTATTATCAAGATAGGAGATTTGTGAAGCTTTggataaaatat GTGGATTGTCTTTCAAGTCCTCTGGAGATATACCAAAAGTTGTACAACACTGGGATAGGTGTGGAATGTGCAGAGTTCTATCGTGCTTGGGCATGTTATTGTGAGGAATCTAGCGACTACAAAAAAGCCAACCAGGTTTATATGCTGGGTCTTCAAGCCAAGGCACAGCCATTAGATGAACTTGAACAAGCTCACAT GaactttcaattattttttgctcAAAGAATGCTGCATGATGATTCTCCAACTAAAAGAAAGGCAGCATCGGCGCTGGCTGAAACTAGAATGGCCTTAACATCACTAAAATCTTTCAAAAGACGTAACATAGCTAGTGCACCAGTACAAAGAGTTGGAGAGAGAGTTAGAAGTAATATTCCAGGGGTTGTGAGACAACAGAATAATCATTACGATAATAGAATGCCCAACTCCAATGTCATGGTCAATATTTATGAG gaTGCACCATCAACATCACAAACAATACCTGTGGGGCAGGACCCTGGCCCTGCTTCTCTTGTGCAGGCTTGTAGTAATGTTGAGAATGAGAAGGAAGTGGGGATGTGGACGGACCCCAAAACTAAAATGGTACACACAAATGTTGTGCCACATCAACCGCTGCCTTTTACTC cATATGAAGATGAAGATGATGTTCTGAGACTACCAGCAAACCATATGCCTTATTGCGTGGATGATTTAGCATTTTCTGTGCCTCTTTGTGTACCTGATCCACCAGATGCAACGAAAATACCTTGTTATAATAAGTCACAG GTGTATACCAATGATACAGAGTACAGTTTAGAAGAAATAAGGTCAAGAAAATATAACTTAGAGAAGAATACTAAGactgaaaatattgaaaatgttgaAGTGCAGCAAtcctacaataatattaatgaaactcTCGCCCAATGTAGCGCACTTGAAACTTTAGCCAACTGTGCTTTAGACCCTGAGCAAGACCATTTGGGGCAGCTGATGCCTTTAACAATACCCACATTACAAAACATAACTAAAGTTACAAATATGCATTCACCTGGAGAACCAAAAGTGTTAGTGAACTTAGATTCTAAAGAGTTAAGTGAATTATCTACAAAGAAAAATGATGAAAGTCAAAAACTCCTAAATGTTGATAAGGAAAATCAAATGCACCAATATGGGGCATCAAGTAATTATGGTTCCGAAAATGCTGGTACAAATTATGGTAAAAACAACTTGATGGAAGAGTTCAATAGAAGTCTTATGGGTAATCTTCTTGGAGATTCTGTGACAGTAAACACAAAGGAAGCAAGGTGGGAACTTAGAAACTTATTTAATGACAATG aGCCTTCAATAGTCCAACCAGTGGTGCAACAGTTTGAAGTGCCAAATTTTGATATACATGAAGACAGGTCCATTACAATGGCTCTTAACATCAAGAAAAAAACAGAAACAGGAGATGCTAGAAACATATCTCAAAATAaggaaaatgaaaacaaatttactGTTCCTGTTGTAGTAACTGAACAAAAT GTAAATAAAACTGCATACTATGAGGAACCTTCATGTACTCAAGTAttcaactttaatattaaagatgCTAGCACACCCAATATGTCTCAGTTTAAGAAACCTATAACATCTATTGACCAATCCAATAAGTTTCCATCTGTGCCAAAGTTCAGCATAGATGAAAGTGTTATAGAGCATGTTGATCAAGGTATAACAAAGAGGGAGGAGATATCTAGGCAACACCCAATGGAGCAAATACCTACTGACCACCAGGGTGCTGGACTCTCGGTTATTATGGAAGCTACCAGGGAATATAACAG taAATCGGGCTCTAGTTCATCTGGTCAATCCACAAGAACAAATTTTACTGGTTACACCACAAACTTCGAttctatgtataataataatgaccCGCAACAACCTACTACATCAAAAAGGAGTTCTATGTCGACGCAACCCAGACTTGTGAATGGTCAATTTGCAAGAATACACCCAAAACGAGAAATGCCGGAAAATAAGCCTACGCCAACATCTGCGCCGTCCGCTACAGTGCCTTATTTCTCTCACGATCATCAGTACCAAAAACCGATGCCTGGCAACTATAATGGTTACTCCCCTCAATCACAGAGGACAATGATGAATCATTACCAACTGAACTACTCCTACCAACAGAATTATGGTAATAATCAAATGATTAATCAACAAGCTCAACAAGGTTATGCAAGTCCAAATCCGAATGCTTATCAAAGCCCCCAACATCCTGGCATGCAAAGTCCTCATGCCGTGAACTCATCTGTACCACCAGGCTTTCAAAGTCCAACATACAATAATCAAGTAGGCTATCACAGTCCAGGACATACAATGATGAGTCCACAGCAGAACTATGCTAACCGGCAAGATTACCAATATCCTGCCCAGTCAGACAGGCAGCATATTTACGTTAATCAGCAGCAACAGCAGCAACAGCAACAACAGCAGCAACAGCAACAACAACCTGCTATATTTCAAAGTCCCCCTCATCAAACACAATACCAAAATGCCCAGTACTATCAAAGAACTAATCAGGTGCCACCAAATCAGGGATATAATCAACAAACTTACCATATGCAGAATCAGTATGGAAATGCAAATATGTACAATACAACTAATCAAAATTACAATGTAATGCAGAATTCATACAGACAAGCTGCCAAACCAATGTTGGATAATAGTTCTGGTGGATATGGCGGTGCCGGCAATCAATCATTTCAAATTTACCAAAGTCCACAAAATCCTCAGAATAACTATCAAAATGCTTCAATGCATAGAGTTTCTGGGCCTCAAGAACCTTCAGAAATTCAAATGCGGCATGAATCTCATGCACATGTAAACACTTTAAAAACGCATGAAACCACAATAACAGAACAAAATGTCGCCAATAAATTAACTCCTCAGTCTAAAGAGCCACAACAGCACAAAAGCCCTACAGCAGCCTTAAGAAATATAAGGCATGACCAACCTAATGCTAAACTTGGCCAGAACTCTCCTGATATAGGATTTTCTAACCAGTTCAtcaatttcatttcaaatcGCAATGAGCCTAAAGATAACGCAAACACACCTAAGTTTAGTAACAGTCCAAATATCTCACAGAAGATGCacaaaaatttatatgtatCTAGTCCAGAACAGGCACAAATACCTCCTTCATCAGGAATGTCAGATTCTGATAGCAAAGATGGGATGACGGCTCAGACGGGAACTCCGCTGCAATCGGCCAAAGTATCACACGCAATTGAAAAGCAAAAGGATATTTCTAAGAGGCAACTGGACTTTGATAATAGGGTTGAAGTTCAGTCAGAAGATAGCCGGGATTCAGTTTGCAAGGATGGTCGAATCTCATCAGTGTATTCCAGACAGTCTGACATGCAATCTGATGGTTATGGAATGGATGTAGATAGTGAAAATTCAATGGAATGTGGGGCATTTAAATCTACTCATTCTATTTCATTGGTTGAGACCAGTGACATTCCTAGGCCAGCTGATATAGACTTCCCCAAATTAATAGATCCATTTAATAAAAGGCTTCTAGATTCCTTATTGGAATATGTTAAATTTCCCAATAAGACTCATGCAGACGGATATATTGAAGTCAGGTCAGTTCCTAAATTGCAAATTGCCACAGTTGTAAGTGTTGGCAATAATAAGTTTTCCATTGAAAAACAGCTTGGTAAAGGTAATTATGGGGCAGTATTTCTCTGCCTCGATCTTCACACCAACAAATCAGTTGCAGTTAAATATCAAAAGCCAAGTCGACCATGGGAGTTTTACATTTGCCAAGAAATTAAAGCAAGGATAAAGGACCCTTTCAtg ttgCCTGGCTATATGGACATTTCTACAGCCTTCTTGGGTGACAATGCTAGTTTATTTGTATCAGAATATTCAAAGTATGGATCATTATTAGATGTTGCTAATAAAATTAGAGCTGCTACCTCCAAATGTATAAATGAAttcatagtaatattacttacatCAGAGATGCTCTCTATTATTCACTATCTACATAAGGCGCAGATCATACATGCAGATATCAAACCTGACAACTTTTTGCTGATGAAAAT acCTACTCAAGAATGGAGAACGCCATCTCTGCAGTTAATTGACTTAGGTTGCGCCATAGATATGTCGTTATTTCCAGAAGGCACTACATTTAGAGAA TTAATCTCTACAGAAGGATTCACTTGTACAGAAATGAAAGAAGGCAAACCATGGACCTATCAGACAGATTTGTACTGCTTAGCTGGTACAATACATGTCATTCTAATGGGCAGTTACATGAAAATAGCACATCGTTTAGGCCAATGGAATATTGACAAGAAATTACCAAG gtacaTGAAAGTCAGTTTATGGGACAAGATATTTACAACATTGCTGAATATTCCTGATTGTAATAATTTGCCTGATTTAATGGATCTCAAAAATGAAGTAGATAGTGTTCTGAATGAAATCGACAATCTTGGCTTTCAGCTGCGAAATTTTGCTAATGTGCTTAAATCTAGATAA
- the LOC115446099 gene encoding tRNA (guanine-N(7)-)-methyltransferase non-catalytic subunit wuho: MSLLSLCDKYIIAAKGRQVDCYDSCNHYIIEAPVVGKGDINDNIVDVVVSADAKHMAIITSTSKQLVVYDLETRKVRKTYTLPRSSSKIRFTPNNKQILVADKSGDVLNYDIENEKSGIKLLGHLSLLLDILQTQDEKYIITCDRDEKIRVSRYPNTYNIQTYCLGHREFVNHIELLPHNNKYLTSTSGDGTVKLWNVTEGTLCYTINTNDHSDQELNNNFIKVMDSDGVEVSTLPIVHFSITKLNNSCSLIALSLYSCEELLIYTLQSLDNQFSHKLENRLKLESFPTCVQFFNGKLYIYNDTDLHVNVYKYLYENEKISFELIDNIKMFDNYKSIDNTVTSCFETIKVLYKRKFDNVQEYQERKKQRLEKIAK, translated from the coding sequence ATGTCCCTATTATCGttatgtgataaatatattatcgcaGCGAAAGGACGTCAGGTAGATTGTTATGATTCTTGTAATCATTACATTATTGAAGCGCCTGTTGTAGGAAAAGGAGATATAAATGATAACATAGTAGACGTTGTAGTATCTGCAGATGCTAAACATATGGCTATAATAACGTCAACATCAAAACAACTGGTTGTTTACGACTTAGAAACAAGAAAAGTACGCAAGACTTATACATTACCAAGAAGTTCAAGCAAAATAAGGTTCACAcccaacaataaacaaatattagtaGCTGATAAAAGTGGCGACGTGTTAAATTATGATATTGAAAATGAGAAGTCTGGCATAAAACTTCTGGGACACTTGAGTTTACTGTTGGACATTCTACAAACACaagatgaaaaatatataattacatgcGACAGAGACGAAAAAATAAGAGTTTCAAGATATCCAAACACATACAATATTCAAACTTATTGCCTTGGACACAGAGAATTTGTAAACCACATAGAATTGCTacctcataataataaatacttgacAAGTACATCTGGAGATGGTACAGTGAAATTATGGAATGTTACAGAAGGAACACTTTGTTATACCATTAACACCAATGATCATAGTGATCAAGaacttaataacaattttataaaagtgaTGGACAGTGATGGAGTTGAAGTCAGTACACTACCAATCGTTCATTTTAgtataactaaattaaataactcTTGCAGCTTAATAGCTTTAAGTTTATATAGTTGTGAAGAGCTACTTATTTACACTTTACAATCTTTAGACAACCAATTTAGTCATAAATTGGAAAATAGGTTGAAATTAGAAAGCTTCCCTACCTGTGTTCAGTTTTTCAATGGAAAACTTTATATCTATAATGACACAGACCTTCATGTAAATgtctataaatacttatatgaaaatgaaaaaataagcTTTGAACTTAtagataacattaaaatgtttgataattaTAAGTCCATAGATAACACTGTAACCAGTTGTTTTGAAACAATTAAGGTGTTGTATAAGAGAAAATTTGATAACGTACAAGAATATCAAGAGAGGAAAAAACAGAGACTTGAGAAAATtgctaaataa
- the LOC115446117 gene encoding signal recognition particle 19 kDa protein gives MATMITSWSPEKKHTDVERWICIYPAYLNSKKTLAQGRKLAKSYCVENPTHQEIRDVLLTTGLKVGVENKLYPRERSKEILYRGRIRVQIKNDDGTPIKPEYPTRESVMKHIGESIPKLKTRQNRPAEQQAQATNQASNKSKGKKGRR, from the exons ATGGCTACTATGATTACCTCGTGGAGTCCTGAAAAAAAACACACTGACGTGGAaag ATGGATTTGCATTTATCCAGCATACTTGAATAGTAAAAAGACACTAGCCCAGGGACGGAAGTTGGCAAAGTCTTATTGTGTAGAGAATCCTACCCATCAAGAGATAAGAGATGTGCTGTTAACTACTGGCCTTAAAGTGGGAGTGGAAAATAAACTATACCCAAGAGAAAGAAGCAAg GAAATTCTGTACAGAGGCAGGATCAGGGTCCAAATCAAGAATGATGATGGGACCCCGATCAAACCTGAATATCCCACCAGAGAATCTGTCATGAAACATATTGGTGAATCAATCCCTAAACTAAAGACGAGACAAAACAG ACCAGCTGAGCAGCAGGCACAGGCTACTAACCAAGCTAGCAATAAGAGTAAAGGCAAGAAGGGGCGTCgataa
- the LOC115446110 gene encoding uncharacterized protein LOC115446110, whose product METFVWHCCILISCLVINYSTAKPFSLNEALAAELEQKQIIETSSKSPEKTAERFSLNKGLKPISSKSILFKEADNIFSRVKKLSPLKYKKKFEIKTPLKPKTIKRSSKSKLRRKNQSVKREINSNDQLNQKYIPLLKNIGMLFDNLLLSDESDSYEIRSRKYKRNRYHSIFSEEGYGMECTCAHRSNNENAKSKSPEETAVVETPTTEISIDSEIVSFTTTTTETTDTTSISDFRGVGLYKNVSLLFPRDTAGSWGNDNGISAGSRTPHNRSAEGNFTRNHGNGEYSAECRQNDSLTTNGDEITCDAPRNGASGDGSHERRRRNGYNSRSPGTENENLSEIHGQVIKHEKQDKLGMGGHETESTKSLSELIRRLRGFVSEIEITSNSDVVQPEKLYKESIINVAHNNTSFKRFPDRGSPDTEEDKKIYPRYETIITPKTSISSISKDIKSAKSSPTVMIIDGYSVTRYKNGENKLAKKAIHIHS is encoded by the exons ATGGAAACCTTTGTTTGGCACTGCTGCATTCTGATTAGCTGTTTAGTTATAAATT ATTCAACGGCTAAACCATTTTCGCTGAACGAAGCTCTTGCTGCGGAATtagaacaaaaacaaatcattGAGACATCGTCGAAATCACCAG aAAAGACTGCTGAACGTTTCTCTTTGAACAAGGGTTTGAAGCCAATTTCGTCGAAATCAATTTTGTTCAAGGAAGCTG ATAATATTTTCTCACGAGTCAAAAAATTATCgccactaaaatataaaaagaagtttgaaattaaaacaccaTTAAAACCTAAAACCATTAAACGTTCATCAAAGTCCAAATTAAGGCGCAAAAACCAATCTGTTAAAAGAGAAATCAACAGCAATGATCAGCTCAATCAAAAATACATACCACTTCTTAAAAATATTGGTATGTTGTTTGATAATCTTCTCTTGTCAGACGAGAGCGACTCCTATGAAATCAGATCACGTAAATACAAACGAAATAGATACCACTCCATATTCTCAGAAGAAGGATACGGAATGGAATGTACATGTGCTCACAGATCCAATAACGAAAATGCGAAATCTAAGTCGCCAGAAGAGACAGCTGTTGTCGAGACTCCTACCACTGAAATCTCGATTGATTCCGAGATTGTCTCCTTTACCACGACTACCACCGAGACAACCGATACTACTTCCATTAGTGACTTCCGCGGTGTCGGACTCTATAAGAACGTATCCTTATTATTTCCAAGAGATACCGCTGGCAGTTGGGGAAACGATAATGGAATCAGTGCGGGAAGCCGCACCCCACATAACCGGAGCGCTGAAGGAAATTTCACCCGGAATCATGGAAATGGTGAATATAGTGCCGAATGCAGACAAAATGACTCCCTTACAACAAATGGTGATGAAATTACCTGCGATGCTCCACGAAACGGTGCAAGTGGCGATGGATCCCATGAACGAAGACGCAGAAATGGATATAATTCAAGAAGTCCCGGTACGGAAAATGAAAACCTCTCTGAAATCCATGGACAGGTCATTAAACATGAAAAACAAGATAAATTGGGCATGGGAGGACACGAAACAGAAAGCACAAAATCGTTATCAGAACTTATTCGACGACTACGAGGATTCGTATCCGAGATCGAAATTACCAGTAACTCAGACGTCGTACaacccgaaaaactttataaagaaaGCATCATCAATGTCGCACACAATAACACCAGTTTTAAACGATTCCCTGACAGAGGTAGCCCAGATACCgaagaagataaaaaaatttATCCAAgatatgaaacaataataacaccCAAAACTTCGATAAGTTCTATTTCCAAAGACATAAAGTCTGCAAAATCATCTCCAACTGTTATGATTATAGATGGATACAGTGTAACCAGATACAAGAACGGTGAAAATAAATTGGCAAAAAAAGCAATTCACATACactcataa